Proteins from one Sabethes cyaneus chromosome 2, idSabCyanKW18_F2, whole genome shotgun sequence genomic window:
- the LOC128735736 gene encoding O-acyltransferase like protein-like has translation MDVKLKLPKLYQYDDFDECRKGNPFYQYCVVRTVIYPDESSEIWRNISLLSANSLNFPRDQLERGVCVQNCLRRISEATGQIYKGGDLDRQINYVGQCVNREIYESHRLLGSSTVLHCLSEDDFQREFSFNEKCFLGLTAVLILLVKIATVRDFRGIEGRFDRLLKPFALNRSIKALLDINRSNENLHYLEGLRAIGMLVILLVHASLPIIRMPLSNPEDVEEQTNHPSFPMWNSFNTHMIQFFFTLGGMVLAVSFLNHIDRQPNFNYRYLWKKLLNRLSRIIPAYAFLIFYQATLFKRTKQTPVAAKFIDYCSEHWWGNLLFINNHIHLDEPCMKFGWYLGADFQLFLMGLAIMALIWRFPGSKKTCVTVLILIVFLLPGYVIYTEELDSTMNFNMRDALGELRESKFFLEFYTPALTNVGSYFFGIITGIVYHSIVRNNLQLKVQFYGPKVLRAGLVALCILNGFLVVLPSMVPKKPSLFLAVYGTALKSSFGIVYSILFCYFGCKSNSISVAFLEHPVLQVIGRLSYSIYIVQYSVIYTLYSNMKVPIMYNAFNMFFISAAIVTMTFVCGIMLHLVMEIPCHSVLKQIIDGKISVINLIKPLDKVK, from the exons CTACTTTCGGCAAATTCCCTCAACTTCCCGCGCGATCAGCTTGAACGCGGTGTTTGCGTACAAAACTGCCTGCGACGGATTTCGGAGGCCACCGGACAAATCTACAAAGGCGGCGATTTGGATCGTCAAATCAACTATGTCGGCCAATGTGTCAACAGAGAAATCTATGAATCACATCGGCTGCTTGGGTCATCGACAGTCTTGCACTGCCTCTCAGAGGATGATTTTCAACGAGAGTTCA gtTTTAACGAAAAATGTTTTCTCGGATTAACGGCAGTGCTGATTTTACTAGTAAAAATCGCCACAGTGCGCGATTTTCGCGGAATTGAAGGAAGAT TCGATCGCCTTCTGAAACCATTTGCTCTGAACCGCAGCATTAAAGCATTGCTGGATATTAATAGATCCAATGAAAATCTTCATTATTTAGAAGGCCTGCGTGCCATTGGCATGCTCGTGATCCTTCTTGTGCATGCATCATTACCGATAATTCGGATGCCATTAAGCAATCCGGAAGATGTGGAAGAG CAAACCAACCACCCATCATTTCCCATGTGGAACTCATTCAACACGCACATGATTCAGTTTTTCTTCACCCTCGGAGGAATGGTGCTGGCCGTCAGTTTCCTGAATCACATCGATCGGCAACCGAACTTTAATTATCGTTATCTTTGGAAGAAACTGCTGAACAGATTGAGCCGAATCATTCCGgcatatgcatttttaattttctatcaAGCAACATTATTCAAACGCACCAAACAAACGCCGGTGGCGGCAAAGTTTATCGATTACTGCAGTGAACACTGGTGGGGAAACCTTCTGTTCATCAACAACCACATTCATTTGGATGAACCG TGcatgaaatttggctggtatTTGGGGGCGGATTTTCAACTATTCCTCATGGGCCTGGCAATTATGGCATTGATTTGGCGATTCCCTGGCAGTAAAAAGACATGCGTCACTGTACtgattttgattgtttttctaCTTCCAGGATATGTAATTTACACAGAAGAATTAGATTCAACCATGAATTTTAATATGCG AGACGCGCTTGGCGAGCTACGGGAAAGCAAATTTTTCCTGGAATTTTACACCCCAGCATTAACGAACGTTGGATCATATTTTTTTGGAATCATAACCGGAATTGTGTATCACTCGATTGTTCGAAATAACCTTCAGTTGAAGGTGCAATTTTATGGGCCAAAAGTTTTACGAGCTGGCTTGGTTGCACTCTGCATTCTGAATGGATTTCTTGTTGTTCTGCCATCGATGGTGCCGAAAAAACCGTCATTATTTTTGGCAGTTTATGGAACAGCTCTGAAATCCAGCTTCGGAATTGTTTATTCAATACTGTTCTGTTATTTTGGTTGCAAATCGAACTCTATTTCCGTAGCCTTTCTCGAACATCCCGTACTGCAGGTGATTGGAAGATTGAGTTACAGTATCTATATTGTTCAATATTCAGTAATATATACTTTATATTCTAATATGAAAGTGCCCATCATGTACAATGCTTTCAATATG TTTTTCATCTCAGCCGCAATTGTGACGATGACGTTTGTGTGTGGCATTATGCTGCATTTGGTCATGGAGATACCTTGCCATTCTGTATTGAAACAAATAATCgatggaaaaatatctgtgatAAACCTAATCAAACCGTTAGATAAAGTAAAATGA